The Deinococcus sedimenti genome window below encodes:
- a CDS encoding ABC transporter substrate-binding protein yields MIRTRTSAQFSAALLLSLGLTQAQKVETVTIGVAVAQTSNTALLGQEQVIGARFAEKFLNGRGGINGTPFKLAFQDTGGDEAGAINAFQNLITKDRVVGIVGPTLSQQAFASDPIAERAKVPVLGPSNTAKGIPQIGDFIARVSAPVAVVAPNAVRQALKLDPKIKEVAVLYAQNDAFSTSETGTFQQTVKDQGLTLSTVQRFQTTDTDFTTQVQAVLNAKVDLVIISGLAADGGNLVKQLRQLGYKGLIIGGNGLNTSNMFPVCQKLCDGVIIAQAYSPAQASAANQVFVKEYRAQYKKDPPQFAAQAYAGVQVMVEALKALDRKKKLNTYDLDDLRVALNKQILAGKYNTPLGTISFDKEGELIQKEFYVAQIKMRDAKNGSFVYLK; encoded by the coding sequence ATGATCAGGACCCGCACGTCCGCTCAGTTCAGCGCTGCCCTGCTCCTCTCGCTGGGGCTCACGCAGGCGCAGAAGGTCGAGACCGTCACCATCGGCGTGGCTGTCGCGCAGACCAGCAACACCGCCCTGCTCGGCCAGGAACAGGTCATCGGCGCCCGCTTCGCCGAGAAGTTCCTCAACGGCCGCGGCGGCATCAACGGCACGCCCTTCAAACTGGCGTTCCAGGACACCGGCGGCGACGAGGCCGGCGCCATCAACGCCTTCCAGAACCTGATCACCAAGGACCGCGTGGTCGGCATCGTCGGCCCGACCCTGTCCCAGCAGGCCTTCGCGTCCGACCCCATCGCCGAGCGCGCCAAGGTCCCGGTCCTCGGGCCCAGCAACACCGCCAAGGGCATCCCGCAGATCGGGGACTTCATCGCCCGCGTGTCCGCCCCGGTCGCCGTGGTCGCCCCGAACGCCGTGCGTCAGGCACTGAAACTCGACCCGAAAATCAAGGAGGTCGCCGTCCTGTACGCGCAGAACGACGCCTTCTCCACCAGCGAGACCGGCACCTTCCAGCAGACCGTCAAGGACCAGGGCCTCACCCTCTCCACCGTGCAGCGCTTCCAGACCACCGACACGGACTTCACCACGCAGGTCCAGGCCGTCCTGAACGCCAAGGTGGACCTCGTGATCATCTCCGGCCTCGCCGCGGACGGCGGGAACCTCGTCAAGCAGCTGCGCCAGCTGGGCTACAAGGGCCTGATCATCGGCGGGAACGGCCTGAACACCAGCAACATGTTCCCCGTCTGCCAGAAACTCTGCGACGGCGTGATCATCGCGCAGGCCTACAGCCCCGCGCAGGCCAGCGCCGCCAACCAGGTGTTCGTCAAGGAATACCGCGCGCAGTACAAGAAAGACCCGCCCCAGTTCGCCGCGCAGGCCTACGCCGGAGTGCAGGTCATGGTCGAGGCCCTCAAGGCCCTGGACCGCAAGAAGAAACTGAACACCTACGACCTGGACGACCTGCGCGTCGCGCTGAACAAGCAGATCCTCGCCGGGAAGTACAACACGCCGCTGGGCACCATCTCCTTCGACAAGGAAGGCGAACTGATCCAGAAGGAGTTCTACGTCGCGCAGATCAAGATGAGGGACGCGAAGAACGGCTCGTTCGTGTACCTGAAGTAA
- a CDS encoding FadR/GntR family transcriptional regulator, whose amino-acid sequence MTGPGPHPDLTFAADPLEKRSLGEHIAAHLQELLLDGRLKPGDTLPSQRDLAQRYGTSVAAVREAISILSASGVVDARPGRGTVILPVTQQAPSINLWLGAVHDEHEARAFLDTRQALEHYTIAQAARHATPEQHTDLLEHLHRMRDAQGEPEAFIQADLALHMAIAHAAGNPVVLRLLRAIHMPLANLLRAISTDLMLAGRFPHLYTTHEQIIHGIIRRDPHAATAAFDHMLDQTTEGGTLERALGHPEQPETPLGPDFLEDLHWNLTRLIGPMADVLIPEAASELGLDPDALTRTHLTRYLGNLARQLPDGKQAEWTALSSLLEKRYG is encoded by the coding sequence ATGACCGGCCCCGGCCCCCACCCCGACCTCACCTTCGCCGCCGACCCCCTGGAAAAACGCTCCCTGGGCGAACACATCGCCGCGCACCTCCAGGAACTCCTCCTCGACGGCCGCCTGAAACCCGGCGACACGCTGCCCAGCCAGCGCGACCTCGCCCAGCGCTACGGCACCAGCGTCGCCGCCGTCCGCGAGGCCATCAGCATCCTCTCCGCCAGCGGCGTCGTCGACGCCCGACCCGGCCGCGGCACCGTCATCCTGCCCGTCACGCAGCAGGCCCCCAGCATCAACCTCTGGCTCGGCGCCGTCCACGACGAACACGAAGCCCGCGCGTTCCTCGACACCCGCCAGGCGCTCGAACACTACACGATTGCCCAGGCCGCCCGGCACGCCACCCCCGAACAGCACACCGACCTGCTGGAACACCTGCACCGCATGCGCGACGCGCAGGGCGAACCCGAAGCGTTCATCCAGGCCGACCTCGCCCTGCACATGGCCATCGCCCACGCCGCCGGAAACCCCGTCGTCCTGCGCCTCCTGCGCGCCATCCACATGCCGCTGGCCAACCTGCTGCGCGCCATCAGCACCGACCTGATGCTCGCCGGACGCTTCCCGCACCTGTACACCACCCACGAACAGATCATCCACGGCATCATCCGCCGCGACCCCCACGCCGCCACCGCCGCGTTCGACCACATGCTCGACCAGACCACCGAAGGCGGCACCCTCGAACGCGCCCTCGGCCACCCCGAACAACCCGAGACGCCCCTCGGCCCCGACTTCCTCGAGGACCTCCACTGGAACCTCACCCGCCTCATCGGCCCCATGGCCGACGTCCTCATCCCCGAAGCCGCCAGCGAACTCGGCCTCGACCCCGACGCGCTGACCCGCACCCACCTCACCCGCTACCTCGGCAACCTCGCCCGGCAACTCCCCGACGGCAAACAAGCCGAATGGACCGCCCTCAGCAGCCTGCTGGAAAAGAGATACGGATGA
- a CDS encoding helix-hairpin-helix domain-containing protein translates to MDVTKKSLAGVLKTTADLLDLLGVGDDPFRAQAFRSAARSLEASADEVEALVARGFAGVPKVGKAIALDLVGFVESGVFGPLEDAASLIPAGVLSLFRVRGLGPKKIRALWDAGIDSLEGLREACRDGRVAALKGFGAKSAASFLAAVEFALSAQERQHLSTATEVAEGLCRVLDGLEARVAGDVRRGLDTVRVARVTVTADPDVVTARLAGVVEGLERVGKKPLFAGRVDGVPVEVAFAPREGVRGALDLMMGGGTAYREALRAEATERGFDLSGHGLMRGGEVLDTPTEADVMRALDLPLRPAEYREPEHDGVWEALPHPDELVTVSDLRGMLHTHSTWSDGAASIADMAAAAVRLGHAFLGTGDHSRAAHYANGLSIERLQAQLKEIRELQAAGVPLVAGAEVDILEDGSLDYPDDVLAELDYVVASVHSLFTLPAERQTERLVQAARHPLVTILGHPTGRLLLRRPGYALDLDAVMAACAERGTVVEINANAYRLDLDWRVALQWRDRVKFAINTDAHVPAGLADARYGVMVARKAGLTPAHVINTLDRDAFLAFVQAQRAGRS, encoded by the coding sequence ATGGATGTCACGAAGAAGTCCCTGGCGGGGGTGCTGAAGACGACGGCGGATCTGCTGGATCTGCTGGGTGTGGGGGATGATCCGTTCCGGGCGCAGGCGTTCCGGAGTGCGGCGCGCAGCCTGGAGGCGTCGGCGGATGAGGTGGAGGCACTGGTGGCGCGGGGCTTTGCGGGCGTGCCGAAGGTGGGGAAGGCGATTGCGCTGGATCTGGTGGGGTTCGTGGAGTCGGGGGTGTTCGGGCCGCTGGAGGATGCCGCGAGTCTGATTCCGGCGGGCGTACTGAGTCTGTTCCGGGTGCGTGGTCTGGGGCCGAAGAAGATCCGGGCGCTGTGGGACGCGGGGATCGATTCGCTGGAGGGGCTGCGGGAGGCGTGCCGGGATGGGCGGGTGGCGGCGCTGAAGGGGTTCGGGGCGAAGAGTGCGGCGTCGTTCCTGGCAGCGGTGGAGTTCGCGCTGAGCGCGCAGGAGCGGCAGCACCTGAGTACGGCCACTGAGGTGGCGGAGGGGTTGTGCCGCGTGCTGGATGGGCTGGAGGCGCGCGTGGCGGGGGATGTGCGCCGGGGGCTGGATACGGTGCGGGTGGCGCGTGTGACCGTCACCGCCGACCCGGACGTGGTGACGGCGCGGCTGGCGGGCGTGGTGGAGGGCTTGGAACGCGTCGGGAAGAAACCGCTGTTCGCGGGGCGGGTGGATGGCGTGCCGGTCGAGGTGGCGTTCGCGCCGCGTGAGGGCGTGCGGGGCGCGCTGGACCTGATGATGGGGGGCGGCACGGCGTACCGCGAGGCGCTGCGTGCCGAGGCGACCGAACGGGGCTTCGACCTGAGCGGGCACGGCCTGATGCGCGGCGGCGAGGTGCTGGACACGCCCACCGAGGCGGACGTGATGCGAGCCCTGGACCTGCCGCTGCGGCCCGCCGAGTACCGCGAGCCGGAACATGACGGCGTGTGGGAGGCCCTCCCCCACCCGGATGAACTGGTGACCGTCTCGGACCTGCGCGGGATGCTGCACACGCACTCGACGTGGTCGGACGGCGCGGCGAGCATCGCGGACATGGCCGCCGCGGCGGTGCGGCTGGGGCACGCCTTCCTGGGGACCGGGGATCACTCGCGCGCCGCACACTACGCGAACGGCCTGAGTATCGAACGCCTCCAGGCGCAACTGAAGGAGATCCGCGAGTTACAGGCGGCAGGCGTGCCGCTCGTGGCGGGCGCCGAGGTGGACATCCTCGAAGATGGCAGCCTCGACTACCCGGACGACGTCCTGGCCGAACTGGATTACGTGGTCGCCAGCGTCCACAGCCTCTTCACGCTGCCCGCCGAACGGCAGACCGAACGGCTGGTGCAGGCTGCCCGCCACCCCCTCGTGACGATCCTGGGGCACCCCACGGGCCGCCTGCTGCTGCGCCGCCCCGGCTACGCGCTGGATCTGGACGCCGTGATGGCCGCCTGCGCCGAGCGGGGCACCGTCGTCGAGATCAACGCGAACGCGTACCGCCTGGACCTCGACTGGCGCGTGGCCCTGCAGTGGCGGGACCGCGTGAAGTTCGCCATCAACACCGACGCGCACGTCCCCGCCGGACTCGCCGACGCCCGCTACGGCGTCATGGTCGCCCGCAAGGCCGGACTCACCCCCGCCCACGTCATCAACACCCTGGACCGCGACGCGTTCCTGGCCTTCGTACAGGCGCAGCGGGCGGGGCGGTCATAA
- a CDS encoding histidinol-phosphatase translates to MTAPLFDSHMHTPLCGHATGTPREYAQAALDAGLAGICFTDHMPMPAWYDAPWRMRRDQLAQYVQDVQEAQAEFAGLLEIRLGLEADFHPGTERYVEEVLSAHPWDYVIGSIHYIGAWGFDNPEFIAEYDSRDLGGLHRDYYALAEGAAKSGLFDSIGHLDLPKKFGHRDPDGYAALHALDVIAERGLALDFNTAGWRKPIAEAYPAPDLTRAAAERGIPFVLGSDAHKPEEVGHRFTDAIKQIHDVGGRIVTYQGRVRHG, encoded by the coding sequence ATGACTGCCCCGCTGTTCGATTCGCACATGCACACGCCCCTGTGCGGGCACGCCACCGGCACCCCACGCGAGTACGCGCAGGCGGCGCTGGACGCCGGACTGGCGGGCATCTGCTTCACGGACCACATGCCGATGCCCGCGTGGTACGACGCGCCGTGGCGGATGCGCCGCGACCAGCTGGCGCAGTACGTGCAGGACGTGCAGGAGGCCCAGGCGGAGTTCGCGGGGCTGCTGGAGATCCGGCTGGGCCTGGAGGCGGACTTTCACCCCGGCACGGAGCGGTACGTGGAGGAGGTGCTGAGCGCGCACCCGTGGGATTACGTGATCGGCAGCATCCACTACATCGGCGCGTGGGGTTTCGACAACCCGGAATTCATCGCCGAGTACGACAGCCGCGACCTGGGCGGCCTGCACCGTGACTACTACGCGCTGGCCGAGGGTGCCGCGAAGAGTGGCCTGTTCGACTCCATCGGGCACCTGGACCTGCCCAAGAAATTCGGGCACCGCGACCCGGACGGGTACGCCGCGCTGCACGCCCTGGACGTCATCGCCGAACGCGGCCTCGCCCTGGACTTCAACACCGCCGGGTGGCGCAAACCCATCGCGGAGGCGTACCCCGCCCCCGACCTGACGCGCGCCGCCGCCGAACGCGGCATTCCCTTCGTCCTCGGCAGCGACGCGCACAAACCCGAGGAGGTCGGGCACCGCTTCACGGACGCCATCAAGCAGATTCACGACGTCGGCGGACGGATCGTCACGTACCAGGGACGCGTGCGGCACGGATAA
- a CDS encoding MBL fold metallo-hydrolase: MLRSQVLGRPAEDNALWVVADSGQGQTRLLLDCGARVLDALPFAEVQATDHLLLSHLHMDHVGGFDDFFRATFDRPAPTHAWGPPGTARILGHRFQGFWWNHAPELRGQWVVHDVHDTYVQAFRFEAHETFAVAHDAGTRAHDGTILTTPEVTVQAVPLEHHGRSLGFILREPDRARVNTAALTGLGLRPGPWLAALKSGVTGQIDVNGQPHDADNLRAALLDREAGDSVAYLTDFLLDAAQHARLAPLLRDVQMLYAEAQYAPADQELATRHEHTTVTQVAALAHAAGVPALTLLHLSRRYRPEDWAVMLHAAQAIHPNAPFPDGWLDA, translated from the coding sequence ATGTTGAGGTCACAGGTGCTGGGCCGACCGGCAGAGGACAACGCGCTGTGGGTCGTGGCGGACAGCGGGCAGGGGCAGACGCGACTGCTGCTGGACTGCGGCGCGCGCGTGCTGGACGCGCTGCCGTTCGCGGAGGTGCAGGCCACCGACCACCTGCTGCTGTCGCACCTGCACATGGATCACGTGGGCGGCTTCGACGACTTCTTCCGCGCGACCTTCGACCGCCCCGCACCCACGCACGCCTGGGGCCCGCCCGGCACGGCCCGCATCCTCGGGCACCGCTTCCAGGGATTCTGGTGGAACCACGCGCCCGAGCTGCGCGGGCAGTGGGTGGTGCATGACGTGCACGACACGTACGTGCAGGCCTTCCGGTTTGAGGCGCACGAGACCTTCGCCGTGGCGCATGACGCGGGCACCCGGGCGCACGACGGCACGATCCTCACTACCCCGGAAGTCACCGTGCAGGCCGTCCCACTGGAGCACCACGGGCGCAGCCTGGGCTTCATCCTGCGCGAACCCGACCGGGCGCGCGTGAACACTGCCGCCCTGACAGGTCTGGGGCTGCGTCCCGGCCCCTGGCTGGCCGCCCTGAAAAGCGGCGTGACCGGACAGATTGACGTGAACGGCCAACCGCACGACGCGGACAACCTCCGCGCGGCCCTGCTGGACCGGGAGGCCGGGGACAGCGTCGCGTACCTCACGGACTTCCTGCTGGACGCCGCGCAGCACGCCCGCCTCGCGCCGCTGCTGCGTGACGTGCAGATGCTGTACGCCGAGGCGCAGTACGCCCCCGCCGACCAGGAACTCGCCACGCGGCACGAACACACCACCGTCACGCAGGTCGCCGCCCTCGCCCACGCGGCTGGGGTGCCCGCGCTGACGCTGCTGCACCTGTCCCGCCGCTACCGCCCCGAGGACTGGGCCGTCATGCTGCACGCCGCGCAGGCCATCCACCCCAACGCACCCTTCCCGGACGGCTGGCTGGACGCGTAA
- a CDS encoding EamA family transporter translates to MNARALLLALLITGIWGVNFIVIKWSVAEAPPLLVAALRFAVAALPAVFFVPRPQLPARLLWGYGLLVGVVQFGLLYLAIQLGMSAGLGSLLMQMQAFFTAILAARLLGERIQPWQAAGMTAAFGGMAVIGALSGGDLPLVSLILTLLAALGWAGSNLVVRASGGANMLSLVVWSALIPPIPLTLLAGLTGGWDAVGHTLTHRGWGFWAAILYMGVGNTVLGFGLWSVLIQRHGAARVAPLSLMVPVFGLIASALAYQEAFPPGKAIGALLVFAGLTLHVFGGRWWRPRPPPTS, encoded by the coding sequence CTGAACGCCCGCGCGCTGCTGCTGGCCCTGCTCATCACAGGTATCTGGGGCGTGAACTTCATCGTGATCAAGTGGAGTGTCGCGGAGGCCCCCCCGCTGCTGGTGGCCGCGCTGCGCTTCGCGGTGGCCGCGCTGCCCGCCGTGTTCTTCGTCCCTCGCCCGCAGCTGCCCGCGCGGCTGCTGTGGGGCTACGGGCTGCTGGTGGGCGTCGTGCAGTTCGGCCTGCTGTACCTCGCCATCCAGCTGGGCATGAGCGCGGGCCTGGGCTCGCTGCTCATGCAGATGCAGGCGTTCTTCACCGCGATCCTGGCCGCCCGTCTCCTCGGGGAACGCATCCAGCCCTGGCAGGCCGCCGGGATGACGGCCGCGTTCGGCGGCATGGCCGTCATCGGCGCGCTATCCGGCGGGGACCTCCCCCTGGTCAGCCTGATCCTGACGCTGCTGGCCGCGCTGGGCTGGGCGGGCAGCAACCTCGTGGTGCGGGCCTCGGGCGGCGCGAACATGCTGTCCCTGGTCGTCTGGAGCGCCCTGATCCCCCCCATCCCGCTGACGCTGCTGGCGGGCCTGACCGGCGGGTGGGACGCCGTGGGCCACACCCTGACGCACAGGGGCTGGGGGTTCTGGGCGGCGATCCTGTACATGGGCGTCGGGAACACCGTGCTGGGGTTCGGGCTGTGGTCCGTCCTGATCCAGCGGCACGGCGCCGCGCGCGTGGCGCCCCTGTCGCTGATGGTGCCGGTGTTCGGCCTGATCGCCAGCGCCCTGGCCTACCAGGAGGCGTTCCCGCCCGGCAAGGCCATCGGCGCGCTGCTGGTCTTCGCGGGCCTGACCCTGCACGTGTTCGGCGGTCGCTGGTGGCGGCCCCGCCCGCCACCCACCAGCTGA
- a CDS encoding M14 family zinc carboxypeptidase, which yields MHKGLSVSLLSAALLLASCSQTPTAPQAAPATGTGTLVATADECSTFQQYPVVVSRIDFKTQRDWLDIVKTFEPVGGGLEDGYVLLDVGQADFERLRVTGMTRGWTVKIDRAETERHSASLKNPLGALSISGYSCYRTVEETYASAQGLATQYPNLASWSSIGSSWLKSKGRGGYDMNVLKLTNKSTTGTKPRLLITASIHAREYTPAELSTRFAEYLLANYGKDADVTWMLDTQEVWLVLQSNPDGRKKAEAGASWRKNVNDTQACSNGLYGVDLNRNFNYAWGTGGSSADPCNETYKGTAAASEIETQNLQNLIRAAFADNRGPARTDAAPNTTSGIYMDIHSYSQLVLWPWGDTTTVAPNGTQMQSLGRKFAYFNGYTPEQSVGLYPTSGTTDDFAYGELGVPAYTIELGTAFFESCSTFTGTTLPKNQAALLYALRVARQPYTMGSGPDSVTLNAPASVATGASFTLSASATNTRFNTSNGAEPTRTITSAEYFIDTPPWAGGTARAMTAADGTFNAATESVQASVSTTGLSAGKHTVYVRAKNNNGTYGPVSALFVTVGATTGTTTTYTGTLAAAGNAYQTSASGFTYAGGTLKGNLTGPTGTDYDLYLQKLSGTTWTQVAASEGSTSTEAINYAAASGTYRWRVYAYSGSGSYSLTETK from the coding sequence ATGCATAAAGGTCTGTCCGTCTCCCTGCTCAGCGCCGCCCTGCTCCTCGCATCCTGCTCGCAGACCCCCACCGCACCCCAGGCCGCCCCCGCGACCGGCACCGGCACGCTGGTCGCCACCGCCGACGAGTGCAGCACCTTCCAGCAGTACCCGGTCGTCGTGTCCCGCATCGACTTCAAGACCCAGCGCGACTGGCTGGACATCGTCAAGACCTTCGAACCCGTCGGCGGCGGCCTGGAAGACGGCTACGTGCTCCTCGACGTCGGGCAGGCGGACTTCGAGCGGCTGCGCGTGACCGGCATGACCCGCGGCTGGACCGTGAAGATCGACCGCGCCGAGACCGAACGTCACAGCGCCTCCCTGAAGAACCCCCTGGGTGCCCTGAGCATCAGCGGCTACAGCTGCTACCGCACCGTCGAGGAAACCTACGCCAGCGCGCAGGGCCTCGCCACGCAGTACCCGAACCTCGCCAGCTGGAGCAGCATCGGGTCCTCCTGGCTGAAGAGCAAGGGACGCGGCGGGTACGACATGAACGTCCTGAAACTCACGAACAAGAGCACCACGGGCACCAAACCCCGCCTGCTCATCACGGCGTCCATCCACGCGCGCGAGTACACCCCCGCCGAACTCAGCACCCGCTTCGCGGAGTACCTGCTCGCCAACTACGGCAAGGACGCCGACGTCACCTGGATGCTCGACACGCAGGAAGTCTGGCTGGTCCTCCAGAGCAACCCGGACGGCCGCAAGAAAGCCGAGGCCGGCGCGTCATGGCGCAAGAACGTGAACGACACGCAGGCGTGCAGCAACGGCCTGTACGGCGTGGACCTGAACCGCAACTTCAACTACGCCTGGGGCACCGGCGGGTCCAGCGCCGACCCCTGCAACGAGACGTACAAGGGCACCGCCGCCGCCAGCGAAATCGAGACGCAGAACCTCCAGAACCTCATCCGGGCGGCGTTCGCGGACAACCGCGGCCCGGCCCGCACCGACGCCGCACCCAACACGACCAGCGGCATCTACATGGACATCCACAGCTATTCCCAGCTGGTCCTGTGGCCCTGGGGGGACACCACCACCGTCGCCCCCAACGGCACGCAGATGCAGAGCCTGGGCCGTAAATTTGCGTACTTCAACGGCTACACCCCGGAACAGAGCGTCGGGCTGTACCCCACCAGCGGCACCACCGACGACTTCGCGTACGGCGAACTGGGTGTCCCCGCGTACACCATCGAACTGGGCACCGCGTTCTTCGAGTCGTGCAGCACCTTCACCGGCACCACCCTGCCCAAGAACCAGGCGGCCCTTCTGTACGCCCTGCGCGTCGCCCGCCAGCCGTACACCATGGGCAGCGGCCCGGACAGCGTCACCCTGAACGCACCCGCCAGCGTCGCCACGGGCGCCAGCTTCACCCTGAGCGCCAGCGCCACGAACACCCGCTTCAACACCAGCAACGGCGCCGAACCCACCCGCACGATTACCAGCGCGGAGTACTTCATCGACACGCCCCCCTGGGCCGGCGGGACCGCCCGGGCCATGACCGCTGCGGACGGCACGTTCAACGCTGCCACCGAGAGCGTGCAGGCCAGCGTGTCCACCACCGGCCTCAGCGCCGGGAAGCACACCGTGTACGTCCGCGCGAAGAACAACAACGGCACCTACGGCCCGGTGTCCGCGCTGTTCGTCACGGTCGGCGCGACCACCGGCACGACCACCACGTACACCGGCACGCTCGCCGCCGCCGGGAACGCCTACCAGACGTCTGCCAGCGGCTTCACGTACGCGGGCGGCACCCTGAAAGGCAACCTGACCGGCCCCACCGGCACCGACTACGACCTGTACCTGCAGAAACTCTCCGGCACCACCTGGACGCAGGTCGCCGCCAGCGAGGGCAGCACCAGCACCGAGGCCATCAACTACGCCGCCGCGAGCGGCACATACCGCTGGCGCGTGTACGCCTACAGCGGCAGCGGCAGCTACAGCCTGACGGAAACGAAGTAA
- the argF gene encoding ornithine carbamoyltransferase: MAGRDFLSNLDMTAAELRAVMDTAHSMKRGEWRAVKPLAGLSIALVFEKASLRTRTTFDVGMYQLGGHAITLSNTEIGLGTRERVSDVARNLERWVDAVMGRVYLQQTLQELAQHASIPVINGLSDMLHPAQLLADYQTIEEEFGTDLRGRRVVYIGDGNNLANSHIHMGILTGTDVTVVTPVGYEPNAGVLMDAVRAGVNITLTNDLAAVQGADVLYTDVWISMGQEAEADIRRRAFQGYQVTPEMLDTIAPDGIFLHCLPAHYGEETVPEATEHPKSRVFDQAENRLHAQKALMYHLMGDLKPRW, from the coding sequence ATGGCCGGGCGGGACTTCCTGAGCAACCTCGACATGACCGCCGCCGAACTGCGCGCCGTCATGGACACCGCCCACTCCATGAAACGCGGCGAGTGGCGCGCCGTGAAACCCCTGGCGGGCCTCAGCATCGCGCTGGTGTTCGAGAAGGCCAGCCTGCGCACCCGCACCACCTTCGACGTCGGCATGTACCAGCTCGGCGGGCACGCCATCACCCTCAGCAACACCGAGATCGGCCTCGGCACCCGCGAACGCGTCAGTGACGTCGCCCGCAACCTGGAACGCTGGGTGGACGCCGTCATGGGCCGCGTGTACCTCCAGCAGACCCTCCAGGAACTCGCGCAGCACGCCAGCATCCCCGTCATCAACGGTCTGAGCGACATGCTGCACCCCGCGCAACTCCTCGCCGACTACCAGACCATCGAGGAAGAATTCGGCACCGACCTGCGCGGCCGCCGCGTCGTGTACATCGGCGACGGGAACAACCTCGCCAACAGCCACATCCACATGGGCATCCTGACCGGCACCGACGTCACCGTCGTCACCCCCGTCGGCTACGAACCCAACGCCGGAGTCCTCATGGACGCCGTCCGCGCCGGAGTCAACATCACCCTCACGAACGACCTCGCGGCCGTGCAGGGCGCCGACGTCCTGTACACCGACGTGTGGATCAGCATGGGCCAGGAAGCCGAAGCCGACATCCGCCGCCGCGCCTTCCAGGGCTACCAGGTCACCCCCGAGATGCTCGACACCATCGCGCCCGACGGCATCTTCCTGCACTGCCTGCCCGCCCACTACGGCGAGGAAACCGTCCCCGAAGCCACCGAACACCCCAAGAGCCGCGTCTTCGACCAGGCCGAAAACCGCCTCCACGCGCAGAAAGCCCTGATGTACCACCTCATGGGCGACCTCAAACCGCGCTGGTAA
- a CDS encoding SIMPL domain-containing protein yields the protein MAEYAIIERPVGVSVFGSSLKRVPPDRAVLNFAVRHTDPDAKQAYARTQADMLTIAAHLNGESSMTYGQSGIELYLCERSRRDESSPAPYEARVNFEVHLTDLARLEHLMTDLVALHVHHFTSTRFTTSRLRDIRQQVRREAVKAATEKAMLYVEETGVSLGRLLHIQDLNPDQLKRHSGHTPAPILDDLLVTPDISLHPNSVTVGAAVTLVYALT from the coding sequence ATGGCAGAGTACGCAATCATCGAGCGGCCCGTCGGCGTCAGTGTGTTCGGTTCATCCCTGAAGCGCGTACCACCCGACCGGGCCGTGCTGAACTTCGCAGTGCGACACACCGATCCGGACGCGAAACAGGCCTACGCCAGAACGCAGGCAGACATGCTGACCATCGCCGCGCATCTGAACGGAGAGTCCAGCATGACCTACGGTCAGAGCGGCATCGAACTGTACCTGTGTGAGCGGTCCCGGCGGGACGAGTCCAGTCCAGCTCCATACGAGGCGCGTGTGAACTTCGAGGTTCACCTGACCGACCTGGCCCGCCTCGAACATCTCATGACCGATCTGGTGGCGCTGCACGTCCATCACTTCACGTCCACACGGTTCACGACCTCCCGCCTGCGCGACATCCGGCAACAGGTCCGCCGCGAAGCCGTGAAGGCCGCGACGGAAAAGGCCATGCTGTACGTCGAGGAAACCGGTGTCTCACTGGGCCGCCTGCTGCACATTCAGGACCTCAACCCGGATCAGTTGAAACGCCACAGCGGCCACACCCCCGCACCCATCCTCGACGATCTGCTGGTCACGCCGGATATATCCCTGCATCCCAACTCCGTCACGGTCGGCGCGGCCGTCACCCTCGTCTACGCCCTGACCTGA
- a CDS encoding GNAT family N-acetyltransferase: protein MTILHTSRLTLRPLTPDDLPRVLAYRNDPEVARYQGWPLPATPDSVAGPVSDAPLGAPGWVQRAVTLTSGELVGDVGLNTQGPQAELGVTLARSAQGHGYAREALHALVTHAFADLGLHRVHASIDPRNTAVAGLLTRLGFRHEGTSLQSYRHRGEWTDDALYAVLAAEWTA from the coding sequence ATGACCATCCTGCACACTTCCCGTCTGACCCTCCGGCCCCTGACGCCGGACGACCTGCCACGCGTGCTGGCGTACCGGAACGACCCGGAGGTCGCCCGGTATCAGGGCTGGCCGCTGCCCGCCACGCCGGACAGTGTGGCGGGGCCCGTGTCGGACGCGCCGCTGGGGGCGCCCGGCTGGGTGCAGCGTGCCGTCACCCTGACCAGTGGTGAACTGGTGGGGGACGTGGGCCTGAACACGCAGGGGCCGCAGGCGGAACTCGGCGTGACGCTCGCCCGCAGCGCGCAGGGGCACGGGTACGCCCGCGAGGCCCTGCACGCCCTCGTCACCCACGCGTTCGCGGACCTGGGCCTGCACCGCGTCCACGCCAGCATCGACCCGCGCAACACGGCGGTCGCAGGCCTGCTGACCCGTCTGGGCTTCCGGCACGAGGGGACCAGCCTCCAGAGTTACCGGCACCGGGGCGAGTGGACCGACGACGCCCTGTACGCCGTCCTGGCCGCCGAGTGGACCGCGTGA